In a genomic window of Urocitellus parryii isolate mUroPar1 chromosome 11, mUroPar1.hap1, whole genome shotgun sequence:
- the Syt11 gene encoding synaptotagmin-11, producing MAEITNIRPSFDVSPVVAGLIGASVLVVCVSVTVFVWTCCHQQAEKKHKTPPYKFIHMLKGISIYPETLSNKKKIIKVRRDKDGPGREGGRGNLLVDAAEAGLLSRDKDPRGPTSGSCIDQLPIKMDYGEELRSPITSLTPGESKTTSPSSPEEDVMLGSLTFSVDYNFPKKALVVTIQEAHGLPVMDDQTQGSDPYIKMTILPDKRHRVKTRVLRKTLDPVFDETFTFYGIPYSQLQDLVLHFLVLSFDRFSRDDVIGEVMVPLAGVDPSTGKVQLTRDIIKRNIQKCISRGELQVSLSYQPVAQRMTVVVLKARHLPKMDITGLSGNPYVKVNVYYGRKRIAKKKTHVKKCTLNPIFNESFIYDIPSDLLPDISIEFLVIDFDRTTKNEVVGRLILGAHSVTSSGAEHWREVCESPRKPVAKWHSLSEY from the exons ATGGCTGAGATCACCAATATCCGACCTAGCTTTG ATGTGTCACCAGTGGTGGCCGGCCTCATCGGGGCCTCTGTACTGGTGGTGTGTGTTTCAGTGACTGTCTTTGTCTGGACATGCTGCCATCAGCAGGCAGAGAAGAAGCACAAGACTCCACCATACAAGTTTATTCACATGCTCAAAGGCATCAGCATATACCCAGAGACCCTCAGCAACAAGAAGAAAATCATCAAAGTGCGGAGAGACAAAGATGGCCCTGGGAGGGAAGGTGGACGAGGGAACCTGTTGGTGGATGCAGCAGAGGCTGGCCTGCTGAGCCGAGACAAGGATCCCAGGGGGCCCACCTCTGGATCTTGTATAGACCAATTGCCCATCAAAATGGACTATGGGGAAGAACTGAGGAGCCCCATTACAAGCCTGACCCCTGGGGAGAGCAAAACCACCTCTCCATCATCTCCAGAGGAGGATGTCATGCTAGGATCCCTCACCTTCTCAGTGGACTATAACTTCCCGAAAAAAGCCCTGGTGGTGACAATCCAGGAGGCCCATGGGCTGCCAGTGATGGATGACCAGACCCAGGGCTCTGACCCCTACATCAAAATGACCATCCTTCCTGACAAGCGGCATCGGGTGAAGACCAGAGTGCTGCGGAAGACCCTGGACCCCGTGTTTGATGAGACCTTCACCTTCTACGGAATTCCTTACAGCCAGTTGCAGGACCTGGTGCTACATTTCCTCGTCCTCAGCTTTGATCGCTTCTCTCGGGATGACGTCATTGGGGAGGTGATGGTGCCATTGGCTGGGGTGGATCCCAGCACAGGCAAGGTACAACTGACCAGGGACATCATCAAGAGGAACATCCAG AAGTGCATTAGTAGAGGGGAGCTCCAGGTGTCTCTGTCATATCAGCCGGTGGCACAGAGAATGACAGTGGTGGTCCTCAAAGCCAGACACTTGCCGAAGATGGATATCACCGGTCTCTCAGGTA ATCCTTACGTCAAGGTGAACGTCTACTACGGCAGAAAGCGCATTGCCAAGAAGAAAACCCATGTAAAGAAGTGCACTTTGAACCCCATCTTCAATGAGTCTTTCATCTATGACATCCCAAGCGACCTCCTGCCTGACATCAGCATCGAGTTCCTCGTCATCGACTTCGATCGCACCACCAAGAACGAGGTGGTGGGGAGGCTGATCCTGGGGGCACACAGTGTCACAAGCAGCGGTGCCGAGCACTGGAGAGAGGTTTGCGAGAGTCCCCGCAAGCCTGTAGCCAAGTGGCACAGTCTGAGCGAGTACTAA